From the Periophthalmus magnuspinnatus isolate fPerMag1 chromosome 1, fPerMag1.2.pri, whole genome shotgun sequence genome, one window contains:
- the ndufs8a gene encoding NADH:ubiquinone oxidoreductase core subunit S8a: MASTLRLIYCASRPGTFAASRSLVRSFSVSAQREGFKYVNAQELPTDMKSITDRAAQTLLWTELFRGLGMTMSYLFREPATINYPFEKGPLSPRFRGEHALRRYPSGEERCIACKLCEAICPAQAITIEAETRADGSRRTTRYDIDMTKCIYCGFCQEACPVDAIVEGPNFEFSTETHEELLYNKEKLLNNGDKWEAEIAANIQADYLYR, from the exons ATGGCTTCTACATTGCGTTTAATCTACTGTGCTTCAAGACCAG GCACATTTGCAGCAAGTAGGAGCTTAGTAAGGTCGTTCAGTGTGTCTGCACAAAGAGAGGGCTTCA AGTATGTGAACGCCCAGGAGTTGCCCACAGACATGAAGTCCATCACAGACAGAGCAGCACAGACGCTGCTGTGGACAGAGCTCTTCAGAG GTCTGGGGATGACCATGAGCTACTTGTTCAGGGAACCAGCAACCATCAACTATCCGTTTGAAAAAGGGCCTCTATCGCCAAGGTTCAGAGGGGAGCATGCTCTGAGGAG GTATCCCTCCGGAGAAGAACGCTGCATCGCCTGCAAACTGTGTGAAGCCATTTGTCCTGCTCAG gCCATCACTATAGAAGCAGAGACCCGAGCAGACGGCAGCAGGAGGACCACTCGTTACGACATTGACATGACCAAATGTATTTACTGTGGATTCTGCCAAGAAGCCTGTCCTGTCGACGCCATTGTAGAG GGTCCTAACTTTGAATTCTCAACCGAAACACATGAAGAGCTGCTGTACAACAAAGAGAAACTCCTCAACAACGGAGACAAGTGGGAGGCAGAGATTGCCGCCAACATCCAGGCTGATTACCTGTACCGATAA
- the si:dkey-9i23.8 gene encoding parapinopsin, translating into CVARLTPVNVSGSSDVAEFSWSDAEKWLLVSVLSLEVMMGVSGNCLVLLVKTKCKGNFRNRCWVPLMNLTFSDLGCSVLIIPGSLLAMLTGGQSSPWCEAVSLLKFAFITSSIGNISVLSVQRLITSSGKVTVFLLFAACLSSWVTGAVFGAVPVTFSWIKYDRAEMLCAVFWESSYSDMLVYILCAFSICVFFPFILMILCSITSAAWCNRDEEADLSDITPMLVVAYTFCYTPFVLSEMILLGRFDLSASPTWLRTVSSIMSYLNCSLNPLIYLCHQDFREAGLALLWPKTHTNTEPVLTAIQKLDL; encoded by the exons TGTGTGGCTAGGCTAACACCGG TGAATGTGAGCGGGTCTTCTGATGTGGCGGAGTTCTCGTGGTCTGATGCGGAGAAGTGGCTGCTGGTGTCGGTCCTGAGTCTGGAGGTGATGATGGGAGTGTCGGGAAACTGTCTTGTCCTCTTGGTCAAAACTAAG TGCAAAGGGAACTTCAGAAATCGCTGCTGGGTTCCCCTCATGAATCTCACCTTCTCAGATTTAG gTTGTTCTGTGCTGATAATCCCTGGGTCACTCTTGGCCATGCTCACTGGAGGTCAAAGTTCGCCATGGTGTGAAGCGGTCAGTTTGCTCAAATTTGCTTTCATCACTTCTTCAATCGGCAACATCA GTGTCCTCTCTGTGCAGCGCCTgatcacatcttcaggaaaagtgacagtttttcttttattcgcTGCATGTTTGAGCTCATGGGTAACTGGAGCTGTGTTTGGGGCTGTGCCGGTCACCTTCTCCTGGATCAA ATATGACCGTGCGGAGATGCTGTGTGCTGTGTTCTGGGAGAGCAGTTACTCCGACATGTTGGTCTACATCCTCTGTGCCTTCTCCATCTGTGTCTTCTTCCCATTTATCCTCATGATCCTCTGCTCCATTACCAGTGCAGCCTGGTGTAAcag AGATGAAGAGGCGGACCTCTCTGACATCACTCCCATGCTGGTCGTGGCCTACACTTTCTGCTACACACCATTTGTTTTGTCTGAg ATGATTCTTCTGGGCAGATTTGATCTCTCTGCATCTCCTACTTGGCTGCGCACAGTGTCCTCCATCATGTCCTATTTGAACTGCAGTTTAAATCCTCTTATTTACCTCTGTCATCAGGACTTCAGAGAGGCAGGACTGGCTCTGCTTTggcccaaaacacacacaaacaccgaACCTGTGCTCACTGCAATACAGAAACTGGACCTGTAG
- the tmem187 gene encoding transmembrane protein 187, translating into MKAALVHVIVPFVFCTALAHTALFDEVKVDLIYDHYAEKTVDYLPFLIAMPFNSLVNIAYVLMGFSWLLKYKDKSETKDDRYMREVFALMAIFYGPVQWWRLALLTRTAAVLDQWFTLPIFAWVPIWISFIQGKTTKNHALVVELCSILSYGLSLIFDCGFESALGCHVLLAIYKGTQVHLRFGNRQTFQYLVLAVLSCAGFVLLKLLDHWLAQFWIFQRITGHFWSKVCDVLQFHYSFCFLTTLTQITHKAKD; encoded by the coding sequence ATGAAGGCTGCCTTAGTTCATGTAATTGTGCCTTTTGTCTTTTGCACAGCACTGGCGCACACTGCACTTTTTGACGAGGTAAAAGTGGACTTAATTTACGATCACTACGCTGAAAAAACTGTAGATTACCTCCCATTTTTGATCGCCATGCCTTTCAACTCTTTGGTCAACATTGCCTATGTGTTAATGGGATTTTCGTGGCTGCTGAAATACAAGGATAAAAGTGAAACCAAAGACGATAGATACATGAGGGAGGTTTTTGCGTTAATGGCCATATTTTACGGACCTGTCCAGTGGTGGCGCTTGGCTCTACTCACGcgcactgctgctgttttggaCCAGTGGTTTACTCTGCCTATTTTCGCTTGGGTCCCCATTTGGATCAGCTTTATACAAggcaaaacaaccaaaaaccaCGCACTGGTGGTTGAACTTTGCTCCATTTTAAGCTACGGTCTTTCCCTCATATTTGACTGTGGATTTGAAAGTGCTCTGGGGTGCCATGTCCTCTTAGCCATTTACAAGGGAACACAAGTCCACCTGCGCTTTGGAAATCGCCAAACATTTCAATATTTGGTCCTAGCAGTGCTGTCCTGCGCTGGTTTTGTGCTGCTGAAATTACTGGATCATTGGCTTGCCCAGTTTTGGATTTTCCAGAGGATAACGGGACATTTTTGGTCCAAAGTTTGTGACGTACTGCagtttcattatagtttttgctTTTTGACGACACTGACGCAAATTACGCACAAAGCAAAAGACTAA
- the LOC129456551 gene encoding uncharacterized protein LOC129456551 → MEKSPLDQKPRAVSDTSKNYIDQDHPHIRDRSFTDIQKIIKKDASANTPPLHTSEMQPRASSSTPLTENRYMYETVLRPDMKVKCEQDYKENSSKNMNVEYSLWNTKPATDGRPNKEMTWKKKKDETDENSEKVSGNEDFSGLSKTHQTNSHKRNESAWSFGSFQIGPPVDLVAEVLSGEEWAGFLENKQKFPPDLISSPTIDYYESVEYVPVFNQEIAHGAVECKSTIRQSKSMGILF, encoded by the exons atgGAGAAATCACCATTGGACCAGAAGCCTCGTGCAGTCTCAGACACCTCTAAAAATTACATCGACCAAGATCATCCTCACATTCGGGACAGAAGTTTTACCGACATtcagaaaataatcaaaaaagaTGCTTCGGCGAATACACCCCCACTGCACACAAGTGAAATGCAGCCAAGAGCTTCCTCATCCACACCACTCACCGAAAACAGATATATGTATGAAACTGTGCTCAGACCAGACATGAAGGTCAAATGTGAGCAGGACTACAAAGAAAACAGCTCTAAAAACATGAATGTAGAATATAGTCTGTGGAATACAAAGCCAGCGACTGATGGGCGTCCAAACAAGGAAATGACATGG aagaaaaaaaaagatgagacCGATGAAAACTCAGAGAAAGTGTCCGGTAACGAAGATTTCAGTGGACTGTCCAAAACTCACCAGACAAACTCTCATAAAAGAAATGAGTCTGCTTGGAg TTTTGGCTCTTTCCAAATCGGCCCTCCAGTTGACCTTGTGGCAGAGGTGCTGTCGGGTGAAGAATGGGCAGGGTTTTTGGAAAATAAGCAGAAATTTCCACCAGATCTGATTTCATCCCCCACAATAGATTACTACGAGTCTGTTGAATATGTACCTGTGTTCAACCAGGAAATAGCCCACGGTGCAGTGGAGTGCAAATCTACAATAAGGCAATCCAAGTCAATGGgtatattattttaa
- the saraf gene encoding store-operated calcium entry-associated regulatory factor gives MKRALIFLVAFSFLEAVSCWNDGGSVLLRDIQVLTLYRGRYTTGRRTSPVPQLQCVGGSAGCHAFTPEVVQCQNKGWDGVDVQWECKTDMDNAYRFGRVEVSCEGYNHPSDPYVLTGSCGLEYTLELTDEGRKKNQGGWGSQRGSSGFGDFAGFASSFFNGFSGHKSQSPPRQSSSGGEDSGGLLVVVLLLLIAFGLYKLFLSGNTGTQGPEPRETHHGSASAPPPPGFKPDYTSTGYPEANPGYGFHSDYTQGQYPYTGGRSTRNTGPGGGGFWTGMGTGGLLGYMFGRQRSQPYQTHGYYSHTDSYSRPSSSTNSTSSGTRTASGFGGTKRR, from the exons ATGAAGCGGGCTTTAATATTTCTAGTCGCGTTTTCGTTTTTGGAGGCTGTTTCCTGCTGGAATGACG GAGGTAGTGTTTTGTTACGGGACATCCAGGTCCTGACTCTGTATAGGGGCCGTTACACTACTGGACGCAGGACCAGTCCAGTGCCTCAGCTGCAGTGTGTCGGGGGCTCTGCTGGGTGTCACGCCTTCACTCCAGAGGTGGTCCAGTGCCAGAACAAGGGCTGGGACGGGGTCGATGTACAG TGGGAGTGTAAAACAGACATGGATAATGCGTACCGTTTTGGGCgtgttgaggtgagctgtgagGGCTACAACCACCCGTCCGACCCATACGTCCTGACTGGCTCATGTGGTCTGGAGTACACTCTGGAGCTGACGGACGAGGGGCGCAAAAAGAATCAGGGCGGTTGGGGGTCCCAACGTGGGTCCAGCGGATTTGGAG attttGCAGGTTTTGCTTCCAGTTTCTTCAATGGTTTCTCTGGTCATAAGTCACAGTCTCCTCCACGTCAGAGCTCCTCAGGTGGAGAGGACTCTGGGGGGCTGTTGGTTGtagtgctgctgctgttgaTCGCATTCGGTCTCTACAAACTGTTCCTCAGCGGAAACACAGGGACCCAGGGACCAGAGCCCAGAGAGACCCACCACGGCTCTGCCtctgccccccctcctcctggGTTTAAGCCTGACTACACCTCCACAG GTTATCCTGAAGCAAACCCGGGCTATGGCTTCCACAGTGACTATACACAGGGCCAGTATCCGtacactggggggcgctctacTCGCAACACTGGGCCTGGAGGGGGAGGCTTTTGGACTGGGATGGGAACAGGAGGGCTCTTGGGGTATATGTTCGGTCGCCAGAG GTCCCAGCCTTATCAGACACATGGATATTATAGTCACACGGATAGTTactccagaccctcctcctccacaaacTCCACCTCCTCTGGCACCAGAACTGCttcag GGTTTGGAGGTACCAAAAGAAGATAG